TATTATATATTGGGAGCCAGATTGATAGACCGATAATTCTTGTATTATATACGTATATAGGTGTGAGTGTAAGGCACATAGCCTACTCACAGACCATCCGATGCGGCTGATCCCTCCGGACTACCCTTCGCAGCATCATCCCTGGTCTTTGTCTCTTCAGATGTAGTTGCAAGACCGATACATTTTTCATACCATCTAATAATGCATATATATCTTTCCCCACCTCATCCTTTAATTTCATAACAGATGTAACCGGAATGGCGTTCAAAGGCATCGTCCGCACGGTTTTTGTGACATTGTTGAGGATATGCTGTCTTAAATTTCATTTCATCCTGTCCCTTGAGGAGACCCACTGCTGCTCGACCAGTTCACCTCACCGGCTTGTAAACGTTGGGCAGACACTTCTTCCGCCTAACAAAGGATGACATGCCAGGAGTACAATGATGTTCACATAACAAGAAGCATTATAAGGGATGACCGCCAACTCGGCCACCTAAATTGCTGAAATCCATAAGACTAAAATAATGTGCGCGATTTCTCTACCTCCATTTATCTCCGTGTCCTCTAACGAGTGGACGCGGACAAGGAAGGGGGAGATATAGAGGTTACGTGGCGATAGCCGTGTGACACGTGTATCGTGTCTCAAAAGGCCAGTTGAGCGGAACAGGGGGTAATGGAACAAACGACAAGCGTCTAGGAAACTTTGCGCTAGAGAGAAAGGGTGTTTGTCCTCAAGCCCGACACTTTTCATTGTACTGAAGTCTGTTTGTTTCGTTTTTCTTGAGATTGGTTCTCTCGACTCTTACGCTTCCGGCTCCAGCAAACACTTGTGCAATACGCCTTGTATTAGGCATTTGATACCGTAACATCGATTGACCATTACGCTTGTTACAAACAGGCCACTATGTTGTGGCCGGATTGGAAACTCTTTTGGGGCTAGAAGGGGTACTGTCAACGACAGTTGTAGTAGTAGTGGGGGTTTCCCGGTCTCTAATGGGTGTTTCCTGGTCTCTAGTTGGGGTTTCCCGGTCTCGACCCGAAATTGCTTCTTTTGCCAGAGTAGTAGCACTACAACCTAGCTTCGCCTCAACATCGACATTTTTCAACGTTCTTTCGGATTCTTTCCCTAAGTTGATCTTTCCAAACGCTTGGCTAAGATCTTCATCCGCGTCAACCTTATCCTTATCTGTGCTGGCACGGTCTTTGATGGTTGGCTCTGTCATAAAAGTCTGCCTCGCCCTCGTTGAACCCGGGGGGCCGGATTTTGGTGATCGCAAAGGAATCTGCGGATTGGCTGCAGCATAGCTTGGATCACGCGCCGCCCGTCGAGCAGAGCGAAAAAGACCGATGTCTTCCTGAGGTGTGAAGCCTGGTCGAATTTTTATGGACTTCCGGACACTAAGGGAAAACACCAAAGAGGGACGTTTAGCAAATGGCCTAAAAGGCGCGGAACAAGCAGGCTCACCTCCCATCGGCTCGTCGTGACTCGGGCACTATTCGTTCAGCAGTAGTGGAATCTATAATGATTCCAGAAGCGTTTTTCTTGTTGGGCGGGGCGTGAGACATGGTCATGAGACTAAATGAAGCGAGGGCCGAAACGCAGACTGAAAAAAGAGATATGGCAATCAAGTGTCAGGGCGAAGACGGCCGTGGTTTATCCCAGTAATGGAGTGTTAATTGAGTGTACTTGTTCTCTCGCTGCTTGTTCCGAATATTTAACGTCCGGCTGACGGACACAATTGAGAAGTGACCATAAGAGGTCATATGTGATTACGCAATAATATTACGTATGCATTGGAACAACTTCGTTTGTTGTTGCCACTGCCGGCGGATATGAATGACGGACAAGAATGAACGACTGTGGGCGAGCAGCATATTCCGGCATCCTTATACATACCAACCGGTCCGAAGAATCCCAGTCACTATAATTGCACACCCGACAAGCCCCACAGTGCGTCGCGTCTCTGCTATACCATCCACTCTGATAAACACCGTCACTGTCACTGACCATTGGTTCTCTACTTACAGTGACTGTCATCTGGGGTCGCGGAACACAAACATCCCCCTCTTCAGAATCTGTTATCTCtattccatcttccttgcaTGCTTATTATAATTCACTCAGAAGTGTCCAATCAACCATTTATTCTTCCAGCCAAGACCATGATGAAGTGTTTCCTTGCGGCAGTGACGTTCAACTACAATCAGACCATAGCAGCCTTTCGTTGATGATATTTCCCTGGCAGAAATATCATCTATGTCCTCCAAATCGGACGACAATATTTCTATTCTGCCAGCCGATTTTGTGACATCAAGTCATAAATCAAGATGGGCCGAGCAGAGGGCAAAATTGGAGCTCGTAAAACCGCGGAAAAGCGCACGGAGCAGACcccttcctttgcctccGCACTATCCAATAGCACTACCACTGGGTGTGAAGAAATTGTTGAATCGAAGCTCTGTAAATTGGCCGTTGAATTTAACGTCATGCCGGTTTTGACAGAAGGAGTGCCACCATCCACAAATAAGCACTCAGCGAAGAAGGTTTTGAGAGTGGGAGAAATCGAGACTAGTATAGCGGAGAACATGGCATTGCAGCTGAGCATTTCTGACCATGTTCAGTTTTAAATGAAAAACTATCGATCACCTTCAGAGACGTGCAGGTTTCTTCGGGGTCTCCCCAGGACAAGAAGCACCCTAAAGTCGACCGTATCCGCCGACGTGAGAAATCGGCTCGCGAGAGGGTTGCGCTAATGTCTCGAGAACGCAACGACGAGGACACATTGCTCGGAACTGAAGCCGATGCTCCATCTGTGTCATCAGACGTCATTACCAGAAGCAGCTTGCGTAGCGTGCcagagaaaggaagaagtgatgAAGTCCATGATGACGACGGAAGTAGTCTGATCATGCCAACGGCGTCAGGAAAGCCATCTAGCAGTGTAATCAGCGCCAGCGATGCTCATGACTCTTTTAATAGGTAAGATATGTAGTAAGTCAAGGCAGCTAGGCTGACTCTATTTGTCACCACAGCTTCTTATCAGACCCGAAGAACTTTATGATTGTGAAAGAAAACAAGCTTCGGCTTTGGCAATCGCTTTGCATTAAGCTGGGGTTCCACCTCTTGGTATTATCTTAGCTACTGATAATGACGCAGTTCGGTTTGGTAACTcttgagggagaaggattcCCGGACCTCCCAGGAGTTTCGACGCCGAATAGATCCTTCTCTAACGAAGTTGTATTAACTTTGCCCAAGACTTTAAACGAAGCCAAGAGCATACTCAAGGCGCACGCTGACGTGAATTTGGTCGACTATCTTGAGGCTCGCAGTATCGGAACGCCGGAGTATGTAGGGGCCTATAAAGGATTGCTTCATTCCTCCGAATCAGCCCTTTGCAAGTATACTCTGAAACAAAGCAAGTTTGCTCAGAAGGACCTTGCCAAAGCCGAATGGCTCAATCCTCTTATGAGGGATCTGCTTCGATAtcgaagaaagaaagaaaattAAGCTGTGTTCTTAGGGGTGAAcatttttgcctttttgtTTGGAAAGGTATAGAGTCGGCACATCCTTTCCCCCGATTGATTAGGTAAAGTGTATTTAAAACGTCTTCATAATGCTCTCTCCCGGCCGTCAGTGGTAGTACTCTACATGTTTGATATAGTAGTGTCGTTGGTTATGTCATATGTTGTATTTCTACGAAACTAGGCATAGAACCCAAATCTATTGTGGGTCCTCTCTCGAACCGACATATTGTTACGGCGTCTTGATACGTGTTGCATGAGATGTATCCGCGCAATGAATCTTCCTCAAAGTTCCCTTGGTACTTCGACCTTGACAACAGTGACAACTTCATCTGCTTCCCTTATATCCACAAATCCTTCAAGAGCGATGCCGCATTCCATGCCTTTTCTGACTTCTTGCACATCTTTCTTCAGATGCTTCAGAGTCTCGATAGACCCCTCGTAGACCACTTTTCTTTCTGGCCCTCTTAAAACTCTGACGCCTTCGGTGCGGTCGATGACTCCGTTGTTCACCCGACACCCTGCAATCGTGACAGTTTGTTTTCGCTTGAGATTTATTGAAAAAAGCTGTAGAACCGTAGCTTCGCCCTTAACAGAGTATTCGACagtaggaggaagaagcgatGCAACATCCGAGCGGACCTTGTCAATCAAACGGTAAATGACGGATTCCAATTGGAGAGAAACGTTGGCATTCTTGGCAATAGTTTGAATAGCCCGAGGCGCAGTAACATTGAATCCTATTATGGTTGCTTTGCAAGTAAATATCAGTATGGTGCACCCTGAGCTGGAAAGAGGTCTCACCTCCGGAAGCCTCCGCCAATGAAACGTCTGATTCCGATATTTCACCAACCCCTGTATGGATGATTTTTACTCCTGCTTCCTTGTTTCCGATGTGTTCTAAGGAACCGACGACAGCCTCCACGGTGCCGCTAACATCCGCCTTGATCAAAAGGTTCAAAGTTTTGAATTCGGGTTTCTTGTTGTGCACATTGACTGAGATGTCTTTCCCTGTCTCCACAGCCTCGGCTGCAGCCGCAGCTTCTGCTTCTAGTCGttgtctttcttccttgcgTTTCGCATTGATTTGCTCAACATCCGCCAAGAGTCGTTTCCTCTCTTCGTCTCGTTTTCGATTGCCGACAGCTTTCTTCGCCTCGTCTTCGCCAGATTTTGCTTCAAGGAGCTCATCGCCAGCACTAGGCAGATCTTTCCAACCAGTGACGAAGACAGGAGTGCCTGGCAAAGCCTCGCGTAATGGCTTTCCCTTGTCATCTTGCATTTGACGGACGCGACACCATGTGTGACCAGCAACAATGGATGCTCCAGTGCGCAATGCGCCCTTGGTGATCAGCACTGAAGCGACGTTCCTGGTGCGAATCGCTGGTTAATACTATGCTGAAAATGTGGTATTCGCTTACCCTCTGCCTTTATCCACCCTTGACTCAAGCACGTAGCCCTCTGCTTTCCCGTCCCTTCTCGCTCTCAAATCCCTGATTTCTGCTAGCGTCGACAAGGTTTCCACTAATGCGTCGAGACCCGTTTTCCTCAGGGCCGAGACACGTACGCTCGGAATatcaccaccatcctcttccagaaAGATACCCTCGGCTCCCAGTGCGCTCTTTACCTTCTGAACATCCACTTCTGGCTTGTCACATTTATTGATAGCCACAACTAATCCTATTTTATCGCCTTCACTCTTGGCAAGTTCAATAACCTCCTTTGTTTGAGGCATGACTCCGTCATCTGCTGCCACGACGAGAACGATGATGTCAGTGACGGACGCACCCCGCGCTCTCATGGCAGTGAATGCCGCATGGCCAGGAGTATCGAGGAAAGTGATAGTAGACAtagcggaagaaggatcgACAtgggggagaagggaagaaacAGGTACAGAGAATGCACCAATATGTTGTGTGATACCGCCAGCTTCAGAGGCAGCAACAGATGTATGACGAAGAGAGTCCAAAAGCGTGGTTTTGCCGTGATCGACATGACCCATAATGGTAATCCTATTATTCATATAAGAATGTCCTGAACTGAAAAGTCATAGAAGACTTACACAGGAGGTCTCAAGGGCTGCTCAGACGCATCAACTGGATCAGGACTGGAGGGACGATCAGTTAAAGACCTCTCCAAATGGGACTTACTCAGGGTAGATGTCGAAACTagcctcatcatccacgaTAGGGTTATACCCATATTCAATCGCTATATTGCATGCTTCCTCTGCGCTCAGCAGGTAATCTGATCTCCTCTGGTCTTCCGACATGTCTAGCTGCATCATCTTTGCTTGTAGAGGAAAAAGCTTCACGCCGAATATCTTCGCCAGATTACCAGTTGATATCGTTCGTGGTATGTAAACCTCCTTCTCTGAACGCGAGGAGATAACTTTGGGTTTCGGTGCTTTGGCCTTACGGGGCGCTACTGGTTGCGGAACTTGATTTTGGCGGTCACGACGATGGTGCTTTTGGAATGGAATGTCAGACTCCTGATCGTCGGTCCGAAAACGAGAGAGCAGTGAGTGAGAGACCGACCGGCCTTTCCGGCCCTTGGGGCCATGCGAGCGCTTTACAGGCActacatcatcatccccgcCTTCTTCTAAAGGCATGTTACTTGCGACGGTTGACTGAATATGAGGGCGACTTGAACGATCTTCTTGAGTGCCTTGGTTCAATTTGTCAACTTCACCCAGTAGCCTTTTCCTCAGCTTCAACGTACTAGAGAGCCCAGCAGGTTGGTATACAGGACGAGGGTGTTTGATACCGAAGCccactttttttttacctCTTTCATCTGCAGAGAGCCCCCATCGCGAGAGACCTTGCGTAAAGGGGTCTTTACTATCGGCCCCGTAGACCCCTACAGCATTGCCTCCTAGTCCGTATCCTTTGTTTGATTCGCCGCTACGTGCTTTGAGACACTTAATAGAGGAAACAGTTTCAAACAAAGCTTACCCACCTATTCGTCGCCCTGAATcatcctttttcctcctcatacctccttttcctttctttgaTCCTTGGTGGTCTTCATCCTTAGACCCATTGACAGAAGTCTGCCGGGACCAATCTCGTACAGGAAGTCTAAAGCTGCCAGAGACATCAGTGAATGGCACCAGACTACTAGAGAACGGTCTAGCTGAAGAGACAGAATGTGGATATCGAAGTCCCCTGCAGCATCTACAGAATGTCAATGCCATGGGCATTTTGAGTGAAAACGCCGACTGTACGAGCTGTCTCTTGCGGACAGAatcgattttttttttggagAGGCAAAAGGGCGATTTGAGCGATTGATATGGTTAAATTATCAGCCGAGACTTTTTTTTAAAGGCGACGGATGCTATAATTAAGCTCACAACAATCGAACGGCGGCGTATCGATAAGTATTACAGAGTTATGTCAACAAATAACCATAGGAAGTAAATGAAATGAATCAAATTTGAAGGATGCACGGAGGAAGCTAATTTCTAAATACAACAAGGCCAAATATACATAAGGAACTATTGTGCTGCAATAATGCGTACTCCTCATTCTATGTAGTCAATAGGGATTAAGGCGACTTTCGTGGTGCTCACTGTTTCTCCATTTCGCTTTCGCTTCCGAGATTCACGTAATATATGGATCGCTTTCCTTAACGGATGCATATACTTTCTATTCGGAAAACTACCATTATAACCCTCCTACAGCATTTAGAGACCGCTGGCGGCAGAAACTTACAACAGACTGTATGACTGATATTTATACATAAAAAAGTGTGTACTGTTGATTCCCGTTAACTCAGTGGTCAGAGTAGTGTGCTTATGAGGATACAGTTTTATTTTCACACCGGTCGTGGGTTCAACTCCCACACGGGAAATTCTTTTTTGTTCCACAACGCGGTCAGATCTCCTTGGACAACTGTCCGCTCACCACCTGACGTCACCTTCCGCATCCGGCGATATCGCGTCGCAGATCGCAGTGCGGTCCTTCGGGGGCGTTCCGGCTGTGCTACCCAGCGATCCACCCGTTCTGCGTTGAATCTGCTAGGTCCTTTCTCTCACGCTCGTTCAGCTATTCCGTCTTTTATCTTTCacaccttttcttccttaGTTTCTCCTGGTCTTCACCTATACTCTACCGAGAATCACTATGAAGACATCCGCCATCCTTATTGCTGCGTTGTCTGCCGCCGCCTCAGTCGAGGCCGGCATCCACAGGTACGCGCATCTACGTCAGCGTTGCCACCTGCGCACAAACTGATCTGCTTGTCATCAACAGAATGAAACTAGAGAAGCAGGCTCCGCCCTCGACTTCTCTCACTGGCGCCTTTTCCCCTCCTCCAGAGCTAGAGGCGAAATGGCTCGCATCCAAATACCTTGGCCAGGAGTACACGGAACAGATGCCTTTCGGGGGTTTCGGCGGTGCTGGCAAGAAGTTCAAATCTGGAAATAAGCATACCAAGCATCCCGAacaggaagatgaagatagGTATTGGGCTCAAATGGTCGATCAGACGGCTCATAGTCAAATGATTGACGTGTTGAAAGGTGGACACGGTGTCCCCTTGTCCAGTGAGTTTCTGCCCTCAAACGAACACATATGCTCGGAAATGTTGGGGACTTTGCCGCTTACAGGTATCACCACTTGTAGACTTCATGAATGCCCAGTACTTCGCTACCGTCGAATTAGGTACACCCTTCCAGACCTTTAAAGTTGTCCTTGACACCGGCTCGTCTAATCTTTGGGTGCCAAGTGTTAAATGCACCAGTATCGCCTGCTTCGTAAGTGTGTGCCTTCCTGACGAATTCTTTTTAACAACCATATGTAGCTTCATAACAAGTATGACAGTTCTCAGTCCTCGACATACAAGGCCAATGGCTCTGATTTCGAGATTCACTACGGCTCTGGCTCTCTCGAGGGCTTTATCTCTCAGGATACTCTTTCCATTGGCGATCTCGTCGTCAAAAAGCAGGATTTTGCAGAGGCTACTAAGGAGCCGGGGCTTGCTTTTGCCTTTGGCAAATTTGACGGCATCCTTGGTTTAGGATACGACACTATTTCTGTTAACCACATTGTGCCCCCCTTCTACAATATGCTTAACCAGCATCTTCTGGACGAGCctgtcttttccttccgTCTTGGTTCCTCTGATGAAGACGGTGGTGAAGCAATCTTTGGCGGTATTGACGATTCTGCCTATTCCGGCAAGTTAGCATACGTGCCTGTCAGACGAAAGGGGTACTGGGAAGTTGAACTTGAAAGCATTAGctttggtgatgaggaacTTGAGTTGGAAAACACTGGTGCTGCGATCGATACTGGAACTTCTCTAATTGTGATGCCGACCGATGTCGCTGAATTGCTCAACAAGGAGTGAGTTGTTTTACGTCTTATGTCTTGAGGCATGCTGACTTAAGTCTGGAGGATCGGTGCTGAAAAATCTTGGAATGGACAATACACTGTTGATTGCAATACCGTTTCTTCGCTTCCTGAACTCGCATTCACTTTCGGGGGTAAGGACTATACGCTTAGTGCCGACGACTACATCCTCAATGCCGGCGGTACCTgtatttcttctttcactgGGATGGATATCCCCGCACCTATTGGCCCTCTTTGGATCGTTGGCGATGTAGGTTAATACGTCGCGCGCCTATACATAAAAGCTGACATCATTTAACAGGTGTTCCTGCGCAAGTATTACACTGTATATGATCTTGGTAGGAACGCCGTGGGCTTTGCCGAGTCAAAGTAGAATCAGGGCAGTTCTAGAAACAAGAAAGAGGATCGGTTATGGATCGCCCATCAGGGTTTCATGGATCCAATATCAGACATTAGTCTAGAATTGAGTAATTGAtaaagatgaagagcaagTCCCTATGTATATTTGAATGATTCAGATCTGAAGTACGCCATTTTGCATCTCGCAACTGCCTCCGGGGTGACAGAGCAGGGACAGCCAAGCCTGAGTTAAGCTCGATATCGCTGAGTCATATAAAGTATTGATCATCTACGTCCTTTGTCAGCGTTACGGTGATATTCTAGACACAGAAGGACCACTTACGTATCAAGCTTCCATACGTATCCAGGTTGGTCATTCTCAACGATAATATCGTCCGGAGAATTAATTACTTATTAATGGAGTCTATTGGGATAAAAATTGAGTGTGCAGGGAATTAAAACCCCTGGATGGTATGGATCtctcaacagcaacaatgACCATTGCCAGCATGCCTCATTATTCTGCATTTAGGCTGAGCCAAGATTTCCTTTAACGCCTCAAGTCTCCTTTTTCCACTGCACATTGTTTCTGGTGGGAcgaaggagggaaaaggaactTGTGTGATTACATGCAAATTCATCTACAGTGCGTGGTGTAGTACTCGTCC
The nucleotide sequence above comes from Cryptococcus neoformans var. grubii H99 chromosome 1, complete sequence. Encoded proteins:
- a CDS encoding translation initiation factor IF-2, whose amino-acid sequence is MPMALTFCRCCRGLRYPHSVSSARPFSSSLVPFTDVSGSFRLPVRDWSRQTSVNGSKDEDHQGSKKGKGGMRRKKDDSGRRIARSGESNKGYGLGGNAVGVYGADSKDPFTQGLSRWGLSADERGKKKVGFGIKHPRPVYQPAGLSSTQEDRSSRPHIQSTVASNMPLEEGGDDDVVPVKRSHGPKGRKGRSVSHSLLSRFRTDDQESDIPFQKHHRRDRQNQVPQPVAPRKAKAPKPKVISSRSEKEVYIPRTISTGNLAKIFGVKLFPLQAKMMQLDMSEDQRRSDYLLSAEEACNIAIEYGYNPIVDDEASFDIYPDPDPVDASEQPLRPPVITIMGHVDHGKTTLLDSLRHTSVAASEAGGITQHIGAFSVPVSSLLPHVDPSSAMSTITFLDTPGHAAFTAMRARGASVTDIIVLVVAADDGVMPQTKEVIELAKSEGDKIGLVVAINKCDKPEVDVQKVKSALGAEGIFLEEDGGDIPSVRVSALRKTGLDALVETLSTLAEIRDLRARRDGKAEGYVLESRVDKGRGNVASVLITKGALRTGASIVAGHTWCRVRQMQDDKGKPLREALPGTPVFVTGWKDLPSAGDELLEAKSGEDEAKKAVGNRKRDEERKRLLADVEQINAKRKEERQRLEAEAAAAAEAVETGKDISVNVHNKKPEFKTLNLLIKADVSGTVEAVVGSLEHIGNKEAGVKIIHTGVGEISESDVSLAEASGATIIGFNVTAPRAIQTIAKNANVSLQLESVIYRLIDKVRSDVASLLPPTVEYSVKGEATVLQLFSINLKRKQTVTIAGCRVNNGVIDRTEGVRVLRGPERKVVYEGSIETLKHLKKDVQEVRKGMECGIALEGFVDIREADEVVTVVKVEVPREL
- a CDS encoding saccharopepsin translates to MKTSAILIAALSAAASVEAGIHRMKLEKQAPPSTSLTGAFSPPPELEAKWLASKYLGQEYTEQMPFGGFGGAGKKFKSGNKHTKHPEQEDEDRYWAQMVDQTAHSQMIDVLKGGHGVPLSNFMNAQYFATVELGTPFQTFKVVLDTGSSNLWVPSVKCTSIACFLHNKYDSSQSSTYKANGSDFEIHYGSGSLEGFISQDTLSIGDLVVKKQDFAEATKEPGLAFAFGKFDGILGLGYDTISVNHIVPPFYNMLNQHLLDEPVFSFRLGSSDEDGGEAIFGGIDDSAYSGKLAYVPVRRKGYWEVELESISFGDEELELENTGAAIDTGTSLIVMPTDVAELLNKEIGAEKSWNGQYTVDCNTVSSLPELAFTFGGKDYTLSADDYILNAGGTCISSFTGMDIPAPIGPLWIVGDVFLRKYYTVYDLGRNAVGFAESK